In Ooceraea biroi isolate clonal line C1 chromosome 1, Obir_v5.4, whole genome shotgun sequence, the genomic stretch GAATTGTACAAGCTCTGTACTCTCTATTGTTTTCTCAGCTACATTTTCTATGTTTCTTATGTTTCTCAATTCACTGCTTCTTATTTGATAATTGATAtacatttgtttcgttctaaGAAACTGCTAAGGCGaaactaattaaaaatgtatactaATGTTGATAAATAGTACTCGATAATTGTGAATTATTTAAGTACCTTATAACAAGGGTTCATCTCTTCTTGCTTAATTCGCAACGACGAattttttacaactttttcCGCAACATTATCCGCAGTTCTCTGTGTACTCATTTCACCGACAAGAAGACTAAAGTAGATATATTCAAGATTAgcataaagaaaagaaacgaagaagaggagaggTATCACCACTCCTAACCAAGATCAAGGCTTTCGAGATctgtttatttaacaattatcaCCACATTTAACAAAGGTTAAGGCTCTTGTGTGTGAGAGGTTAACGTCAAGAAAGCATGTGcttacttaaatattaataaattttatttagcaATTTTTTACTTTGAAGTAAAAAAAATGAGGAGCAAAAATGCTTCAGATTaggaaaaatgtaaatatattactgcaaaaaataaatatagaagtGTAcgtacagaaaataatttctgaaatCGCATAATTCTATTCCGCCATATCTTCGGCTGAATTTGTTCTAATATAGTCCATTGCCAATACAGCTATCTGATTGGCTAACAAATATCGTAGGATCATATTTAAGATGATCTCAAGCAAGAACAgactattaatatatatatatcgtctTTTAAAAAGTGGTTATGCGCACGTGTTCAACGAGGTTGAACTTTCAAAGCGATCGCACTTAAGAGCTACGcagaaaattatcaaaaaagttttttcgtGTCTCTTTAACCATTCGAACGAAGTAAACTCCCGGTTCTTGAAATGGAGGTTAACGTGGGCGACGTAGTGATGCCAGGTGACAGTATAAGGAATAtcaaaaaggaaggaaaggaggagaaggagactATAATCCTAGGTCCTGGATTGCGCCGTGAAGACGACGTCGTGTACATCTGTAAAGCGGGTGTCCTGAGGAAACGAGAGCCGGTCGTGTACTACGTGGACGGTTATCAAAAACGGTAGGAAGCGTCATGATCGTTTTATACAAAGTTCAGCAATGTTTACTGGTATTGCTTCTCGTCGGGAAAATCTGAAGTGCTTTCGAAAATTTTAACTCTTTGTTAACTAATGTTAATTTTCCTGCTAATGTATCACTTATTTTAAGCACAAAAATCTTAAGCACAAATATATCTCGCAGTTATAAAGAACAAATTAATGATATAGACTCGCTGCTAATATGTACAATTTTTAGTCGCAGCTACTCTGCCTTAAAATCCTTCTTTACTTGATAGATACATCCCAAGTCGAGGCGAGAACGTGATTGGCATAGTGACGCAGAAGAGCGGCGACATTTATAAAGTGGACATAGGCGCCAGCGAACAGGCGACGCTCTCCTACTTGGCGTTTGAAGGTGCTACGAAGAAGAATCGACCCGACTTACAGGTCGGCGATGTAGTGTACGCCAAGCTGTTGGTCGCTAGCAGAGACATGGAACCGGAGTTAGTGTGTGTGGATTCACAGGGCAAGGAGAATGAACTCGGTCAATTGAGCTCGGATGGCATGATGTTTACGTGCTCGCTGAGTCTCGTGAGAAAATTGCTCAATCCTGACTGTCCGTTGTTCCGGATGCTCGGTAGGAGTCAGGCATACGAGATTGCCGCTGGAATGAACGGCAGGATATGGATTAAAGCGCGAACGGTCCAAGAGACGATAGCCGTGGCAAACGCTATTCTTGCGGCAGAATACACGTTACCCAGTGAAATGCAGAAACTCTGTTCAAAAATTGAGAAAACGTTGCTTCTAGTGATGTAACCAAGTGTATCAGCAGGACTGGACCTTCAAGTGTGGcagtattacatatatatatatatataaaatatatgatgtAATATCGCCTCTCAAAGTGAGCAAATTCATTTCGAAGCAAATTCGATTTACAAgactatattaaatataaaactgtcTAACTTACTATGCATAAATTTAGAAGgctaatatttgttattatcaaTGACAATGAAAGTTGTTTTAATATCTGTAcggtttttataaataaatctgattgtaaatatatactaatattattgatatgtatgtataaaagatttaatccctgtattttataaaattgttatatggATAATTACATCCTGCTGTAACAATTTATTCTGCTAACagatgaaaattattactaaaatattctattattacatCAACACATACATTAATGGAAATAGCAAATTTATGGCGTGTAAAACACTAGCATGCAAAACAATGCGATCATGGAtaagtagaaataaaataactcaTCGCTTCATAGGAAATTCAATGTTTAATTTTGCTTAACAAAGGAAACTTGGTGTCATTTAGATGTTACAACACATACCGTATATTACGCTAGTAATCGCAAACAGTACCGATTATAGATACAAAGTGCAGAGCGCTGCTGATTaagagtttttttttttttcaattgcaGCTCACTGATATGTGCCTAGTGTAATACTTCTCATGGCTCCCATGAATCGACTACGTACGTATAGTCTAGATAATAGTGtgatcccagcaaacacaaagtaacaggtaatatacatgttagttataatttcccactcattaatataaatacaatataacatacgtgttatgtaacaattacattgttgagtgggaaattgtaactaacatgtatattacctgttactttgtgtttgctgggatggTATTCGCACTCAAGCACAACCTTCGCTTTtccattataaaattatatttaaaaagggAAACCAAATTCGGGAAATATGCACCGCTATGTCTAAAGAAATTTCTACTTAATCGAgattatacaaaaaatatatttgtacttGGTGGAATGTATTCGGTATTAACGTCATTTAATGAGGTACACACCGAAAATCATCGGCAAACAACTAAACGATACAGAAAGTTGTTCATACTAAAAATAAGGTAGaataacgaaattaatattacgctTTTATCTTAGAAGTAATAGACGTTATTTCCTAAAACCTGTTTACGACAAGCATTTCCACAGAAATATTCAATGATTTTGTAGCTCTTACAATCGTACAGTGAATCTTTTTTGCATCGATGAAAAGCGATGGTAATATCTAATCATTAAATGCATCATTAATGGATTATTGAGAGCTAACATAACACAGATTGGCTTACAAAAAACAAGAACAATGGTAATATGATATATAGTGAGTGTATACAAACGCAATAAATCATATATGCATACAACAACAAACTTAAAAATCCAATAAACAAAACAacgttatatattatgtttaataaCGGAAATGCACTTATTAAAAGTAAACTATCTTTTTTGGTCATTTATGGCCCTTAGTCTCACACTAATCCTAAAGTAAAATGCTACAtctaaataaaacaatgtaCCATGACAGGGTCAGATTTTTTCTTATGTAACAGGAGTTtccgtaaaaaaaagaaaatgacgaAAAGTAAAATATCAAAAGGCAAACAATTTGTCTTGAGAAATAGGAAGAATTAGAAAATCAATTGATTACGATTTGAAATACTTGATTCTTAAATTATGGAATCAtagttaattaacaattaaaaattaaattgtggtttatatattatattcagaatgagatatatattacaattaattagatTATAGATGATTATagagtatattataattgtaatgtaTTACAAGTTCTTTTGTTCCTTATATTTTGGAGTAAGTTTCCGGGATTAAAAGCTAACCCTGTGTGGGTACAGATTCTTGCACATCAACAACGGTTCTTGCAAATCAGCGATAATCACATCGAACtacatttataatgttatctGCCGTAATAcatctcgttttctttttccaacaTTCTGGATGTTTAAACAAAAGCGAATTATAGTTTCCGCGAGAAGAAACGAAGAAATTTGCGAGTTACACAAGAAAAAACGTTCAATATTGAACATTAGTGGCTACTACAAACTTATCGATACGTTCTGCATATCATGGAAGAAGCCGCAGCGTTTGCTTTTTTTTCGTAAAAACCACACACGCATATTCATCGTACATCGGGATGTAATTAGGCAGGCAAATATGTATGTTGGGGACGATACATGGTGGCACTAGCAACCATAAACACTATTCTATGGTATTGTGTGCTccgtttaatatatatgtatatgtatattacgcTTTATCCAAGAGTGCACTAATCATCGAGGTATATCAGGGATAATTACGTGAAATACATCTAATGATACAAGTGAGAGATGATTAAAGCGTGCACGCGTATCTATCGCTCGGTGATGTTAATGCATAAGCAGTGTAAAGATAATATGAATACGAATAGTCGGGAATGAGcgagaaagcgaaagagatTATTTGTGGAAGGAGAAAATACGTATGATAAAATTCGGCGACTTTAGTTAAGAGCAGAAATAGATTTAAGAAAGGCATCGTTAATGTTTCCGAACGAAAgcgaaaatatattgataaaaagtttcaaaatataatttttacacttGAAGAAAATAgctttaaaagtttttttcagaaaagaatattgtttataaaatttgtttcaatTGTAATGAtacaatattcaatttttaaaaaatcttagAACGttcagagaaaaatcaatgtttttatattaataaatattctgaattcttaaaagaagaatttgtattagaaaatatatttaaatagcaatgaaattaaaatattaacataatgttaaaataatgtgGGAAACTAATTCCAGAATTTCTCTCAATGCCTTGCCTTGAAAATTACAAGTGCGTTGACATGTTATGCGGCTATGCGTTACTACAACAGCTTATGGATCGTTATCTTTATCATGATATGATTGTAAAATATCTGCCATTATTACTGTAGGTACACATTCAATCTGATCATCATAAAAAATCTCAcgacatataaattttatcattcaaatattttcttctatgTCTTGTGATCCCTACTACACATTTCCTCACGTCcacttaaatttaattattagcaaTTTTCTTCATACTTACTATAACTATAGAaagtaatagaaaatatatttactatataaatatatgtgaatATATAAAGCGCAATTggtatatcaatttttcattcgtCAGAATGCTATTATTATTCCTCGCTTATTGTAGTGATGAAACATTAGCGGACACATTTTATACGCTGCCGAAAATAATGTCGTTACTATTATACGAACATTCTCTATGCGCGTAGATATGCTATTCTCTCTCCACACAGTACAATGGCAGAAATTCCATGATGCACGATGTTCTCTAAAGATTTTTTATCCTCGCATTTTAGTATgatataagaataatttgttgGATTATATTATCGCGCAGGACTGTTCTGTCTTTGGGAACGGAACAGTATTTTCTTTGCAGCATTCATTGGTATAGGCATTATATGTGTACAGTATTTTACCGCtatcgtttaataaaaaataagatatcaaGCTTCAAATTTCTGATATCTAAATGTCTGAAGAGTCATGTCAATTGCATCAAATAATCACCTCCATGTTGAAAATCGTAAATGAAGCGTgaaatgaatttaatattaatgacatattattataactattattatattaataccattattataaaaaaataattctttaattttatatctctataaaagtaacataatataaaatattaatgcataaaCAATAATTCAAAACAATAGTTGTATTTATGGAAACataattactattatattacgtgttatatttttgtaaaacttaaaaatgtCTATGTCGtaaatctaaaaattattgctACATTAAAAAGTTCCAATTACTAATTACTaatttttggtccaatgctatATATTATGCTTATATTAAGCAATTCATATTTCTGAGATTGTACACAAAACTAATACGACTCTTctgacaaataaaaaaaacaaactgtCTAAATATGTGGTTCTTATAAGAGCGAGATTTGT encodes the following:
- the LOC105282771 gene encoding exosome complex component RRP40 — protein: MEVNVGDVVMPGDSIRNIKKEGKEEKETIILGPGLRREDDVVYICKAGVLRKREPVVYYVDGYQKRYIPSRGENVIGIVTQKSGDIYKVDIGASEQATLSYLAFEGATKKNRPDLQVGDVVYAKLLVASRDMEPELVCVDSQGKENELGQLSSDGMMFTCSLSLVRKLLNPDCPLFRMLGRSQAYEIAAGMNGRIWIKARTVQETIAVANAILAAEYTLPSEMQKLCSKIEKTLLLVM